In one window of Mus pahari chromosome 3, PAHARI_EIJ_v1.1, whole genome shotgun sequence DNA:
- the Dlx1 gene encoding homeobox protein DLX-1 isoform X2: MTMTTMPESLNSPVSGKAVFMEFGPPNQQMSPSPMSHGHYSMHCLHSAGHSQPDGAYGSASSFSRPLGYPYVNSVSSHASSPYISSVQSYPGSASLAQSRLEDPGADSEKSTVVEGGEVRFNGKGKKIRKPRTIYSSLQLQALNRRFQQTQYLALPERAELAASLGLTQTQVKIWFQNKRSKFKKLMKQGGAALEGSALANGRALSAGSPPVPPGWNPNSSSGKGSGSSAGSYVPSYTSWYPSAHQEAMQQPQLM, from the exons ATGACCATGACCACCATGCCAGAAAGTCTCAACAGCCCCGTGTCGGGCAAGGCTGTGTTTATGGAGTTTGGGCCGCCCAACCAGCAAATGTCTCCTTCTCCCATGTCCCACGGGCACTACTCCATGCACTGTTTACACTCGGCGGGTCATTCGCAGCCCGACGGTGCCTACGGTTCGGCCTCGTCCTTCTCCCGACCGCTGGGCTACCCCTACGTCAACTCGGTCAGCAGCCACGCGTCCAGCCCCTACATCAGTTCCGTGCAGTCCTACCCCGGCAGCGCCAGCCTCGCCCAGAGCCGCCTGGAGGACCCAG GGGCGGACTCGGAGAAGAGTACGGTGGTGGAAGGCGGCGAGGTGCGCTTTAACGGCAAAGGGAAAAAGATCCGTAAACCCAGGACAATTTATTCCAGTTTGCAGTTGCAGGCTTTGAACCGGAGGTTCCAACAAACTCAGTACCTAGCTCTGCCTGAGAGGGCGGAGCTGGCGGCCTCCTTGGGACTCACACAGACTCAG GTCAAGATATGGTTCCAGAACAAACGCTCCAAGTTCAAGAAGCTGATGAAGCAAGGCGGAGCAGCTCTGGAGGGCAGCGCGCTGGCGAACGGCAGAGCCTTGTCTGCCGGCTCCCCACCGGTACCACCCGGCTGGAATCCGAACTCCTCATCTGGGAAGGGCTCCGGCAGCAGCGCTGGCTCCTACGTCCCTAGCTACACATCATGGTATCCCTCAGCGCACCAAGAAGCTATGCAGCAGCCTCAACTGATGTGA
- the Dlx1 gene encoding homeobox protein DLX-1 isoform X1, whose product MTMTTMPESLNSPVSGKAVFMEFGPPNQQMSPSPMSHGHYSMHCLHSAGHSQPDGAYGSASSFSRPLGYPYVNSVSSHASSPYISSVQSYPGSASLAQSRLEDPGADSEKSTVVEGGEVRFNGKGKKIRKPRTIYSSLQLQALNRRFQQTQYLALPERAELAASLGLTQTQVSGRSAKQASGAGLSPRLQIFFFFVRWASGSRCHSPPPHTPVCVCVCVCVCVCVYPPLTFSISHPQTVRPSSDPTLTCRLPGPSDQAGSWKDFPRRFVWRL is encoded by the exons ATGACCATGACCACCATGCCAGAAAGTCTCAACAGCCCCGTGTCGGGCAAGGCTGTGTTTATGGAGTTTGGGCCGCCCAACCAGCAAATGTCTCCTTCTCCCATGTCCCACGGGCACTACTCCATGCACTGTTTACACTCGGCGGGTCATTCGCAGCCCGACGGTGCCTACGGTTCGGCCTCGTCCTTCTCCCGACCGCTGGGCTACCCCTACGTCAACTCGGTCAGCAGCCACGCGTCCAGCCCCTACATCAGTTCCGTGCAGTCCTACCCCGGCAGCGCCAGCCTCGCCCAGAGCCGCCTGGAGGACCCAG GGGCGGACTCGGAGAAGAGTACGGTGGTGGAAGGCGGCGAGGTGCGCTTTAACGGCAAAGGGAAAAAGATCCGTAAACCCAGGACAATTTATTCCAGTTTGCAGTTGCAGGCTTTGAACCGGAGGTTCCAACAAACTCAGTACCTAGCTCTGCCTGAGAGGGCGGAGCTGGCGGCCTCCTTGGGACTCACACAGACTCAGGTATCTGGCCGCTCCGCCAAACAAGCTTCGGGAGCTGGGCTGAGCCCCaggcttcagattttttttttttttgttcgcTGGGCCTCTGGTTCTAGGTGTCACAGTCCGCCCCCCCAcactcccgtgtgtgtgtgtgtgtgtgtgtgtgtgtgtgtgtgtgtttatccacCTCTGACTTTCAGCATCTCCCACCCTCAAACTGTTCGCCCTAGCTCGGACCCTACCCTGACCTGCAGGCTACCTGGTCCTTCTGATCAGGCAGGGAGCTGGAAGGATTTCCCCAGACGTTTTGTTTGGAGACTCTGA